The following proteins are co-located in the Flectobacillus major DSM 103 genome:
- a CDS encoding RecQ family ATP-dependent DNA helicase encodes MQNIIHRILKQYWGYDTFRPLQEDIITSVLAGNDTLALLPTGGGKSICFQVPAMAQEGICLVVTPLIALMQDQVEQLKRRGISAIAIYSGMHPNQIDIALDNCIYGQVKFLYISPERLQTKLFLERAKLMKINLLAIDEAHCISQWGYDFRPPYLQIAAFRELVKPVPMIAVTATATKEVKADIIEKLEMQNTQVFQQSFARENLSYSTLQEEDKERRLLGMLQKVQGTAIVYVRNRRKTQEIANLLQRAGIAATFYHAGLSTPERSKRQEMWIKNEVRVMVATNAFGMGIDKPDVRLVVHLDLPETLEAYYQEAGRAGRDTQKAFATVLYNQNDIASLEKNVLQNYPPIELVRRVYQCLGNYYQLAVGSGELASYDLDLVAFQHRFDLPPTDTYFALKILENQGFIALSEAIHHASKISISVDNRQLYDFQLKNPKYDSFIKLLLRMYGGELFTGYLTISEATISKAFSAPLPEIEQMLGQLERFEILQYDKQKNKPQLTFLTGRYDAKTLPLQIHEIEHRKVYDLQKAKAVRAYIEHTKRCRTQLLLEYFDEHTDKNCGICDICIRKKREETTAEHSIQVKIQTKEKIKALLANGAMSLDLLSKIMQPNHNAQFQEIIREMIEDEVLLYAPTGEISLHL; translated from the coding sequence ATGCAAAATATAATTCATCGTATATTAAAACAATATTGGGGCTACGACACCTTTCGCCCTTTACAAGAAGATATTATTACCTCGGTATTAGCGGGCAACGACACCTTGGCTTTGCTACCAACAGGAGGCGGTAAGTCGATTTGCTTTCAAGTGCCTGCTATGGCCCAAGAGGGTATCTGCTTGGTAGTGACCCCACTGATTGCCCTGATGCAAGACCAAGTAGAGCAGCTGAAACGTCGAGGCATTTCGGCTATTGCGATTTATTCGGGTATGCACCCCAACCAAATAGATATAGCCCTTGATAATTGTATTTATGGACAAGTAAAATTCCTCTATATTTCGCCCGAAAGATTACAAACCAAGCTTTTTTTGGAACGAGCTAAACTCATGAAAATTAACCTTTTGGCTATCGACGAAGCTCACTGTATTTCGCAATGGGGTTATGATTTCAGACCTCCGTACTTACAAATTGCTGCATTTCGTGAGCTTGTCAAACCCGTACCAATGATTGCGGTAACGGCTACGGCTACCAAAGAAGTAAAAGCAGATATTATCGAAAAACTTGAAATGCAAAATACGCAAGTTTTTCAACAGAGTTTTGCACGTGAAAATCTATCATACTCTACTTTACAAGAAGAAGATAAAGAGCGTCGTCTACTCGGTATGCTACAAAAAGTACAAGGTACTGCCATTGTATATGTACGAAATAGACGTAAAACCCAAGAAATAGCAAACCTATTACAAAGAGCGGGTATTGCGGCTACTTTTTACCATGCGGGGTTGTCTACACCCGAACGAAGCAAACGACAAGAAATGTGGATAAAAAATGAGGTGCGAGTAATGGTAGCAACTAATGCCTTTGGTATGGGTATCGACAAGCCTGATGTACGATTGGTTGTACATTTGGACTTACCCGAAACCTTAGAGGCATATTACCAAGAAGCAGGACGTGCAGGGCGAGATACCCAAAAGGCTTTTGCTACTGTACTCTACAACCAAAATGATATAGCTAGCCTTGAAAAAAACGTTTTACAAAATTATCCGCCTATCGAATTGGTTAGGCGTGTGTATCAATGTCTGGGCAATTATTATCAATTGGCTGTAGGTAGTGGCGAATTGGCCAGTTACGATTTAGACCTTGTTGCGTTTCAGCATCGTTTTGATTTACCTCCAACAGACACTTACTTTGCTTTAAAAATTCTTGAAAATCAAGGATTTATTGCTCTATCAGAAGCTATTCATCATGCCTCCAAAATCAGTATTTCGGTCGATAATAGGCAGTTGTATGATTTTCAACTCAAAAACCCCAAATACGATAGTTTTATCAAATTGCTTCTACGAATGTATGGAGGCGAGCTTTTTACTGGATATTTGACAATTTCGGAAGCAACTATTTCCAAAGCCTTTTCGGCACCCTTGCCCGAGATAGAACAAATGCTAGGCCAGCTCGAAAGATTTGAGATTTTGCAATATGACAAACAAAAAAATAAGCCTCAGTTAACCTTCTTAACGGGCAGATACGATGCCAAAACATTGCCATTACAAATCCACGAAATCGAGCATCGAAAGGTTTACGACCTACAGAAAGCAAAGGCTGTTCGGGCTTATATTGAACATACCAAACGTTGTAGAACACAGCTATTGCTCGAATATTTTGATGAACATACCGATAAAAATTGTGGTATTTGTGATATTTGTATCAGAAAAAAGCGAGAAGAAACTACGGCCGAGCATAGTATTCAGGTAAAAATACAAACCAAAGAAAAGATTAAAGCCTTATTGGCCAACGGAGCGATGTCGTTAGATTTACTCTCCAAAATTATGCAACCCAACCATAACGCACAATTTCAAGAAATTATCCGTGAAATGATTGAAGATGAAGTTCTGTTATACGCCCCAACAGGCGAAATCAGCCTTCATTTGTAA
- a CDS encoding acyl-CoA thioesterase: MFHLDPNKTYPKKLHSKSLIRFQDCDPLKHLNNAKYFDYFFNAREDQVAEIYQFDYNDYFEHNQTSWVVYNHQIGYVSSAKVSEWVTIISSTIYYNEDTLVTEYVMTDEHKQVLKAVLWTTSKYIDVRTGRKTPHPPEVMNFFDTVCVDGIDFEHTSFNGRIKVIKQELKDGTFI; the protein is encoded by the coding sequence ATGTTTCATTTAGACCCTAATAAAACTTACCCTAAAAAATTACATTCTAAGTCATTAATTCGTTTTCAGGATTGTGACCCCTTGAAGCATTTGAACAATGCCAAATATTTCGACTATTTCTTCAATGCTCGTGAAGATCAAGTAGCTGAAATATATCAGTTTGATTATAACGACTATTTTGAACATAATCAAACCTCGTGGGTAGTTTATAATCATCAAATAGGCTATGTGAGTTCGGCCAAGGTGAGTGAATGGGTCACTATTATTTCTTCAACGATTTATTATAATGAAGATACCCTAGTAACAGAATATGTTATGACCGACGAACATAAACAGGTATTAAAGGCTGTTTTGTGGACAACCTCCAAATATATTGATGTGCGTACGGGTAGAAAAACGCCACATCCACCAGAAGTGATGAACTTTTTCGACACTGTGTGTGTGGATGGTATCGACTTTGAACATACCTCTTTCAATGGAAGAATCAAGGTAATCAAGCAAGAATTGAAGGACGGTACTTTTATTTAA
- a CDS encoding NADH-quinone oxidoreductase subunit D: MKQIQYQYRPENFKLSDPNKYDSSKLKSEEMILSLGPQHPSTHGVLRMEVISDGELIVDVIPHLGYLHRCFEKHAESLAFGQTIPYVDRLDYLAAMNSEHAYVMGVEKMLDLEGKLPKRIEYIRVLVAELNRLASHFVAIGTYGLDIGAYTSFLWLMRDREHIQRLLEWLCGARMLYNYIWIGGLFYDLPVGFEERCLEFIKYLKPKMVEIRQLIIENKIFVQRTANVGVLPLDLAINYGCTGPVLRGSGLKFDLRRVDGYSVYPELDFDIPVGKGEMGTVGDCWDRNFVRVLECDESIKIIEQCLVQLLSDHKRTREFDPQAMLPKKVRPQAMDLYFRAENPKGELGFFFRTDGRSDIPLRVKARACSFHNLSVVPEMSRGAMLADLVAIIGSVDLVMGEVDR; this comes from the coding sequence ATGAAGCAGATTCAATACCAATATCGCCCTGAGAATTTTAAACTTTCAGACCCCAATAAATACGATTCGTCTAAATTGAAGTCGGAAGAGATGATTTTATCGCTTGGCCCTCAGCACCCTTCTACGCATGGTGTTTTGCGAATGGAAGTGATTTCGGATGGCGAATTGATTGTTGATGTTATTCCGCATTTGGGGTATTTACATCGTTGTTTTGAAAAACACGCCGAATCGCTCGCTTTTGGCCAAACTATTCCGTACGTTGACCGACTGGATTATTTGGCGGCTATGAACTCGGAACATGCTTATGTGATGGGGGTCGAAAAAATGCTCGACCTTGAAGGTAAGCTACCCAAGAGGATTGAATACATTAGGGTATTGGTGGCCGAACTCAACCGCCTTGCTTCGCATTTTGTGGCGATTGGTACTTATGGGCTTGATATTGGAGCTTATACGTCTTTCTTGTGGCTCATGCGCGACCGAGAGCATATTCAACGCCTTTTGGAATGGCTTTGTGGGGCTAGAATGCTATATAATTATATTTGGATTGGGGGCTTGTTTTATGATTTGCCAGTAGGATTTGAGGAACGTTGTTTGGAGTTTATCAAATACCTTAAACCCAAAATGGTAGAAATACGCCAACTGATTATCGAAAATAAAATCTTTGTACAGCGTACTGCTAATGTTGGGGTGTTGCCACTCGACTTGGCTATTAACTATGGGTGTACTGGCCCTGTACTGCGTGGCTCAGGGCTAAAGTTTGACCTGCGCCGAGTAGACGGCTATTCGGTATATCCAGAACTGGATTTTGATATCCCTGTTGGAAAAGGAGAAATGGGAACGGTCGGCGACTGCTGGGATCGCAACTTTGTTCGTGTGCTAGAATGTGACGAATCTATCAAAATTATAGAACAATGCTTGGTTCAGCTTCTTAGCGACCACAAGCGTACTCGTGAGTTTGACCCACAGGCTATGTTGCCCAAAAAAGTGCGTCCGCAAGCAATGGATTTATATTTTCGTGCCGAAAACCCCAAAGGTGAACTTGGATTTTTCTTTAGAACCGACGGCCGCTCGGATATACCTTTGAGGGTGAAAGCTAGGGCGTGTTCGTTTCACAACCTTTCGGTTGTTCCTGAAATGAGTAGGGGAGCTATGCTAGCCGACCTCGTAGCTATTATTGGTTCGGTAGATTTGGTAATGGGCGAGGTGGATAGATAA
- the rpmG gene encoding 50S ribosomal protein L33 → MAKKGNRIQVILECTEQKTSGVPGMSRYITTKNRKNTTARIELKKYNPFLKKVTVHKEIK, encoded by the coding sequence ATGGCTAAGAAAGGCAATAGAATCCAAGTGATTTTAGAATGCACTGAGCAAAAGACTTCAGGCGTTCCAGGGATGTCTCGTTACATCACTACAAAAAACCGTAAGAACACTACCGCTCGTATCGAGTTGAAAAAATACAACCCGTTCTTGAAAAAAGTAACTGTTCACAAAGAAATCAAGTAA
- a CDS encoding DUF4295 family protein, translating into MAKKVVATLKKEGGVKYAKVIKAVKTSTGAYSFKEEIILQDEVQAVFKG; encoded by the coding sequence ATGGCAAAGAAAGTAGTTGCAACCCTGAAAAAAGAAGGTGGTGTAAAGTACGCTAAAGTTATCAAAGCTGTAAAAACATCTACAGGTGCTTACTCATTCAAAGAAGAAATCATTCTTCAAGATGAAGTTCAAGCGGTATTCAAAGGTTAA
- the ftsY gene encoding signal recognition particle-docking protein FtsY, with protein sequence MGLFDFFKKKETLNTEEKESLDKGLEKTKEGLFSKLSRAIVGKSKVDDEVLDELEEILISSDVGVETTVKIIRRIEERVARDKFVTTNELDVLLREEIAELLAQNKSEDITNAFQKSDIKPYVIMVVGVNGVGKTTTIGKLASQFHKAGNKVILGAGDTFRAAAVDQLKLWGQRVGIPVIDHGMNTDPASVAYDAVKQAVEQEADVVIIDTAGRLHNKVNLMNELSKIKRVMQKFLPDAPHEVLLVLDGSTGQNAFIQAQEFTKATDVTALAITKLDGTAKGGVVIGISDQFKIPVKYIGVGEKIEDLQVFNKKEFVNSLFKR encoded by the coding sequence ATGGGTTTATTCGATTTTTTTAAAAAGAAAGAAACACTCAATACCGAAGAGAAAGAATCTCTCGACAAAGGATTAGAAAAAACCAAAGAAGGTCTTTTTTCAAAACTCAGTCGAGCTATCGTCGGAAAATCAAAAGTTGATGACGAAGTATTAGATGAATTAGAAGAAATCTTGATTTCTTCTGATGTTGGCGTTGAAACAACTGTTAAAATTATTCGCCGTATTGAAGAACGTGTTGCTAGAGACAAATTTGTTACTACCAACGAACTAGACGTTTTACTTCGGGAAGAAATTGCCGAGCTACTCGCTCAAAATAAGTCGGAAGATATAACCAATGCTTTCCAAAAATCTGACATTAAGCCTTACGTTATTATGGTGGTGGGGGTCAATGGTGTTGGTAAAACTACCACTATTGGTAAATTGGCCTCGCAGTTTCATAAGGCTGGCAATAAAGTAATTTTGGGAGCAGGCGATACGTTCCGTGCAGCGGCTGTTGACCAACTCAAGCTTTGGGGACAGCGTGTGGGTATTCCTGTAATTGACCACGGAATGAACACCGACCCCGCTTCGGTGGCTTACGATGCCGTAAAACAAGCCGTTGAGCAAGAAGCCGATGTTGTGATTATTGATACGGCAGGGCGTTTGCACAACAAGGTAAACCTCATGAACGAATTGTCCAAAATCAAACGTGTCATGCAAAAGTTTTTGCCCGATGCTCCTCACGAGGTTTTGCTTGTATTGGATGGCTCAACAGGACAAAATGCCTTCATTCAGGCTCAAGAGTTTACCAAAGCTACCGATGTAACGGCTTTGGCGATTACCAAACTCGACGGTACTGCCAAGGGTGGTGTTGTGATTGGTATTTCTGACCAATTTAAAATTCCTGTAAAGTATATTGGTGTAGGTGAAAAAATTGAGGATTTACAGGTTTTCAATAAAAAAGAATTTGTCAATTCTTTGTTTAAAAGATAG
- a CDS encoding carboxypeptidase-like regulatory domain-containing protein codes for MSNYFLYAALCMSVWACSSVSSSSYSSNKDRLASGKVCGTITWQAGNRMPSPDRKPTKDLGVSRELRVYELTNIQQVRTENGFIKAVATPLITSVISDKDGKFCISLPAGKYSLIVKEGEKGLWANQYDGEGNIFPITISSGTTSNIDFVINYNAVY; via the coding sequence ATGAGCAACTATTTTCTTTATGCAGCTTTGTGTATGAGCGTTTGGGCTTGTTCAAGTGTGTCGTCGTCTTCCTATTCTAGCAATAAAGATAGGCTAGCGTCGGGAAAAGTATGTGGTACTATTACTTGGCAAGCGGGCAACCGAATGCCCTCGCCCGACCGAAAGCCCACTAAGGATTTGGGGGTATCTCGTGAGCTTCGGGTATATGAACTCACCAATATACAACAAGTCAGAACAGAAAATGGATTTATCAAGGCTGTAGCCACACCTCTTATTACATCGGTGATTTCAGATAAAGATGGAAAGTTCTGTATTAGCTTGCCTGCTGGCAAGTATTCGTTGATAGTAAAGGAAGGAGAAAAGGGCCTTTGGGCAAATCAATATGATGGTGAAGGAAATATTTTTCCAATAACAATAAGTTCGGGAACAACCTCCAATATTGATTTTGTAATTAACTACAATGCCGTTTATTAA
- a CDS encoding glutamine--tRNA ligase/YqeY domain fusion protein — translation MAEEKEKTQERNPANFLEQIVEEDIKAGKNGGRVHTRFPPEPNGYLHIGHAKSICLNFGLADKFGGKTNLRFDDTNPVTEDTEYVDSIKADVRWLGFDWENELYASDYFDQLYELAVALIKKGLAYVDDQTSEQIATQKGNPNVPGEESPYRYRSVEENLALFERMKNGEFPDGAKVLRAKVDMAHPNMHMRDPLMYRIKHAKHHRTGDKWCIYPMYDFAHGQSDSIEKITHSICTLEFDVHRPLYDWFIEKLDIFPSHQYEFARLNLTHTVMSKRKLLQLVNEKVVSGWDDPRMPTISGLRRRGYTSASIRNFCDKIGVAKRDNLIDVGVLEFCVREDLNKIATRVMAVLDPVKLIITNYPEGQTENVSVENNPEDVNAGHREVPFSREVFIEREDFMEVPPKKFFRLGPDLMVRLKGAYIVKCDSFVKDEFGNITEIHCSYIPESRSGADTSGIHVKGTIHWVSAQHAVPAEVRVYDRLLILEDASQVGDDFKKFINPDSLTLLNNVLVEPSLKDATVGTNYQFMRKGYFCLDPDTTADKLVFNRTVGLKDTWAKEKGK, via the coding sequence ATGGCAGAAGAAAAAGAAAAAACACAAGAGCGGAATCCCGCAAATTTTCTTGAACAAATTGTTGAAGAAGACATTAAAGCAGGTAAAAATGGTGGTCGTGTTCATACACGTTTTCCTCCTGAACCAAATGGATATTTACACATAGGTCATGCAAAATCTATTTGTTTAAACTTTGGATTGGCCGATAAATTTGGCGGTAAAACCAATCTCCGTTTTGACGATACCAACCCCGTAACCGAAGATACCGAATATGTAGATTCTATCAAGGCCGATGTGCGTTGGTTGGGATTTGATTGGGAAAACGAGTTGTATGCGTCTGATTATTTTGACCAATTGTACGAGCTGGCTGTAGCTTTGATTAAAAAAGGATTGGCTTATGTAGACGACCAAACGTCTGAACAAATTGCTACTCAAAAAGGTAATCCGAATGTTCCGGGTGAAGAAAGCCCATATCGCTACCGTTCTGTAGAAGAAAACCTCGCTTTGTTTGAAAGAATGAAAAATGGCGAGTTTCCAGATGGGGCTAAGGTATTACGTGCCAAGGTAGACATGGCTCACCCCAATATGCACATGCGTGACCCATTGATGTACCGTATCAAGCACGCAAAACATCACCGTACTGGCGACAAATGGTGTATTTATCCTATGTATGACTTTGCTCATGGCCAGTCAGATTCTATCGAGAAAATTACACATTCAATTTGTACTTTAGAATTCGATGTTCACCGTCCTTTATACGATTGGTTTATCGAAAAATTAGATATATTCCCGTCGCATCAATACGAGTTTGCTCGCCTAAATCTTACTCATACAGTAATGAGTAAGCGTAAATTGTTGCAATTGGTAAACGAAAAAGTAGTGTCTGGCTGGGACGACCCTCGGATGCCAACAATTTCGGGCTTGCGTAGAAGAGGATACACGTCGGCTTCTATTCGTAATTTCTGCGATAAAATTGGTGTGGCTAAACGTGACAACTTGATTGATGTAGGGGTATTGGAGTTTTGCGTTAGAGAAGATTTGAACAAAATCGCTACTAGAGTAATGGCTGTACTTGACCCTGTCAAGCTGATAATTACCAATTATCCTGAAGGACAAACCGAAAACGTTTCGGTAGAAAACAATCCTGAAGATGTTAATGCAGGCCACCGTGAAGTGCCATTCTCAAGGGAGGTATTTATTGAGCGTGAAGATTTTATGGAAGTACCACCTAAAAAGTTCTTCCGTTTGGGGCCAGACTTGATGGTACGTTTGAAAGGAGCTTATATCGTAAAATGCGATAGCTTTGTAAAAGACGAATTTGGCAATATTACCGAAATACACTGTAGTTATATTCCTGAAAGTCGTTCGGGCGCAGATACCTCTGGTATTCATGTAAAAGGTACGATTCACTGGGTATCGGCTCAACACGCCGTTCCTGCCGAGGTACGTGTGTATGACAGATTGTTGATTTTGGAAGATGCCTCGCAAGTTGGCGATGATTTCAAAAAATTCATCAATCCTGATTCTTTAACTTTACTCAACAATGTATTGGTAGAACCAAGCTTAAAAGATGCAACTGTTGGTACAAACTATCAGTTTATGCGTAAAGGTTATTTCTGCCTAGACCCTGACACTACTGCCGATAAGCTGGTATTTAACAGAACAGTAGGTTTGAAAGACACTTGGGCTAAGGAAAAAGGAAAGTAA
- a CDS encoding TIGR03643 family protein, with protein sequence MESKHLDAQQIDRIVEMAWEDRTPFEAILAQFGLKEQEVIELMRKEMKRSSWKMWRKRVQGRTTKHRAKSTILDGRFKCNLQRNITLNKISKRK encoded by the coding sequence ATGGAATCAAAACATTTAGATGCCCAACAAATTGACCGTATCGTCGAAATGGCATGGGAAGACCGTACACCCTTCGAGGCAATCTTGGCTCAGTTTGGCCTCAAAGAACAAGAAGTAATCGAGCTAATGCGTAAAGAAATGAAACGCTCGTCATGGAAAATGTGGCGAAAAAGGGTGCAAGGTCGGACAACCAAACATCGTGCCAAAAGTACAATTTTGGATGGTCGATTCAAATGTAATTTACAAAGGAATATCACCCTCAATAAAATTTCAAAAAGAAAGTAA
- a CDS encoding Lrp/AsnC family transcriptional regulator, which produces MSAIKLDQIDHKVLEILQQNAKITNAQLSKEIGLSPAPTLERVKKLETSGIIQSYHAQLNRDKVGLGVTTFVTVSLTGHKKQVTESFVYQINEIPEVIECHHVTGSGDFLLKIIAKDISSYQKLMLEKINEIEEVAGTQTMVILSTFKESKVLPIP; this is translated from the coding sequence ATGAGTGCAATTAAACTAGACCAGATAGACCATAAGGTGCTGGAAATTCTTCAACAGAACGCAAAAATTACTAATGCTCAATTATCAAAAGAGATTGGGTTGTCGCCTGCACCTACGCTTGAACGTGTTAAGAAATTAGAAACATCGGGAATTATACAGAGTTATCACGCACAACTTAATAGAGATAAAGTTGGTTTGGGCGTTACTACGTTCGTAACCGTATCGTTGACTGGACACAAAAAACAGGTTACTGAATCTTTTGTTTACCAAATCAATGAAATACCAGAGGTTATTGAATGTCATCACGTTACTGGCTCGGGCGACTTTCTTTTGAAAATCATTGCTAAGGATATTTCTTCTTATCAGAAATTGATGCTTGAAAAAATCAATGAGATTGAAGAAGTAGCGGGTACTCAAACAATGGTGATTCTTTCTACGTTCAAAGAAAGTAAGGTACTACCAATACCTTGA
- the bshC gene encoding bacillithiol biosynthesis cysteine-adding enzyme BshC — protein sequence MQVHTLPLKETNQFSSLFLDYMAQTSLLENFYGQFPHLEGFEKQIAQKSFSIDQRAVLVDVLEKQYENLPHHPDLQVLLNENTFTVTTGHQLNIFTGPLYVVYKLITVINLAKSLKKAFPQYNFVPVYWMATEDHDFAEINHFSLFGKKHEWTTQQTGAVGRMNPSEIKAIIDELADCPETFKNAYLSHQTLADAVRCYANELFGTEGLICIDADDIQLKQQFLPIIKDDLLNHTAWHKVQATTSQLEKLGYKTQIAPREINFFFLDNGIRERIVKEDGLYKVLNTNLVFTETQILELLATEPQKFSPNVVLRPVYEEVILPNLAYIGGPSEVPYWLQLKSIFDEYQVAFPILMPRNFALVINKASHKKMEKLGLSVKDLFLDEITLKKNFVEKNSENTLSLSEHASDFSAIFEQILAKAVKIDKTLEGAVKGEQQKLLNSIEHLEKRLKKAEERNQETEVNQLLGVKHKLFPNGAPQERVENYLNFSLNNPQFISQMLEVFDALNFTYYTVVEE from the coding sequence ATGCAAGTACATACGCTTCCTTTGAAGGAAACCAATCAATTTTCATCGTTATTTTTAGATTATATGGCTCAGACTTCTCTCTTAGAGAATTTCTATGGGCAATTTCCTCATCTGGAAGGTTTTGAAAAGCAAATAGCCCAAAAATCATTCAGTATCGACCAAAGGGCTGTTTTGGTGGATGTCCTTGAAAAACAATATGAAAATTTACCTCATCATCCTGATTTACAAGTATTACTCAACGAAAATACATTTACTGTAACCACTGGCCATCAACTCAATATTTTTACAGGCCCATTGTATGTAGTCTATAAATTGATTACAGTAATTAACCTTGCCAAATCATTAAAAAAGGCGTTTCCTCAATACAACTTCGTACCTGTGTATTGGATGGCTACCGAAGATCATGATTTTGCTGAAATAAACCATTTTTCGTTATTTGGCAAAAAACATGAATGGACAACCCAACAAACGGGTGCTGTTGGCAGAATGAACCCTAGCGAAATCAAGGCTATTATCGACGAATTGGCCGATTGTCCTGAAACCTTTAAAAATGCGTATCTTTCTCATCAAACACTGGCCGATGCTGTGCGATGTTATGCCAATGAGTTATTTGGTACTGAAGGCTTGATTTGTATAGATGCCGACGATATTCAACTCAAACAACAGTTTTTGCCTATTATCAAAGATGATTTACTGAATCATACTGCTTGGCACAAAGTACAGGCTACGACTAGCCAATTAGAAAAATTGGGGTATAAAACCCAAATTGCTCCACGCGAAATCAATTTCTTCTTTCTTGACAATGGTATCAGAGAACGCATTGTAAAAGAAGATGGTCTTTATAAAGTTCTTAATACCAATCTGGTATTTACCGAAACCCAAATCCTTGAGTTATTAGCTACTGAGCCACAAAAGTTTAGCCCCAATGTAGTGCTTCGGCCTGTTTATGAAGAGGTTATATTGCCTAACTTGGCCTATATCGGTGGGCCTTCCGAAGTACCTTATTGGTTACAACTAAAAAGTATTTTTGACGAATACCAAGTAGCATTTCCTATTTTAATGCCACGTAATTTTGCTTTGGTAATCAACAAAGCTTCGCATAAAAAAATGGAAAAACTGGGGCTTTCGGTTAAAGATTTGTTTTTAGACGAAATCACACTAAAGAAAAATTTTGTAGAAAAAAACTCTGAGAATACCCTAAGTTTGTCAGAGCATGCAAGTGATTTTTCGGCCATATTCGAGCAGATTTTGGCAAAAGCTGTCAAGATAGATAAAACCTTGGAAGGAGCAGTAAAAGGTGAGCAACAGAAGCTTTTGAATAGTATAGAGCATTTGGAAAAACGCCTAAAAAAAGCCGAAGAACGTAACCAAGAAACAGAAGTGAATCAGTTGTTGGGTGTGAAACATAAATTGTTTCCTAATGGAGCACCACAAGAGCGTGTCGAAAACTACCTCAATTTTTCGCTAAATAACCCACAGTTTATTTCACAAATGTTAGAAGTATTCGATGCCTTAAATTTTACGTACTATACAGTTGTCGAAGAATAG
- a CDS encoding PorP/SprF family type IX secretion system membrane protein gives MQKLLLIVSICLLVIKVSAQQNPQYSQYMMNTYLINPAVVGIEDYTDIKTGYRNQWTNFEGAPTTFYVTAHLALDKPDRTSTGITPNISKTIRRPLTPSRQFDGSPRVPGHQGIGISLISDKTGPSSQVSLLASYAYHIPITGHSKLSIGASGGMTQYTLDFSNLQVKDNPDPAILGGGKITAWQPTINIGMWYYSRQYYIGASANQLLFQNYNYKSNTDNTSGYSWVGSVFPHYFVSAGWRQELNEDWAVIPSVLLKKVNLAPITYDINLKAIYNDRFWFGASYRNKDAVVALLGCNISSLINIGYSYDFTMSDLRERSRGTHEIVIGVMLNNRHRIICPQHIW, from the coding sequence ATGCAAAAACTTTTATTAATTGTATCGATTTGCCTACTCGTCATCAAAGTAAGTGCACAGCAAAATCCGCAGTATAGCCAATATATGATGAATACCTATCTTATCAACCCAGCGGTTGTTGGTATTGAGGATTACACCGATATTAAAACGGGCTATCGCAATCAATGGACCAATTTTGAGGGAGCTCCAACTACTTTTTATGTAACTGCCCATTTGGCTTTAGACAAACCCGACCGTACCAGTACAGGTATTACTCCCAATATTAGCAAAACAATTCGTCGTCCTCTTACACCGTCTCGCCAATTTGATGGTTCGCCACGTGTGCCTGGGCATCAAGGTATTGGTATTTCTTTAATTTCAGATAAAACGGGGCCTAGTTCGCAAGTAAGTTTACTGGCTAGTTATGCGTATCATATTCCTATCACGGGGCATTCCAAATTATCGATTGGAGCATCGGGTGGTATGACGCAATATACTTTGGATTTTTCAAATCTTCAAGTAAAGGACAATCCCGACCCTGCTATTTTGGGAGGTGGCAAAATTACAGCATGGCAACCTACCATTAATATAGGTATGTGGTATTACTCTCGCCAATATTATATCGGTGCATCGGCCAATCAGTTATTATTTCAAAACTATAACTACAAATCCAATACCGACAATACATCGGGATATTCGTGGGTAGGTAGTGTATTTCCACACTACTTTGTTTCGGCGGGCTGGCGACAAGAACTCAATGAAGACTGGGCGGTTATTCCTTCGGTATTGTTAAAAAAAGTAAATCTTGCCCCTATTACTTATGATATTAATTTGAAGGCCATTTATAATGATAGGTTTTGGTTTGGTGCGTCATATCGCAACAAAGACGCTGTAGTAGCTTTATTAGGGTGTAATATTAGTTCATTAATCAATATTGGCTATTCTTATGACTTTACGATGTCTGACCTCAGAGAACGCTCAAGAGGAACACACGAAATAGTGATTGGGGTAATGCTCAACAATCGCCACAGAATTATTTGTCCACAACATATTTGGTAA